From a single Theropithecus gelada isolate Dixy chromosome 8, Tgel_1.0, whole genome shotgun sequence genomic region:
- the DEFB135 gene encoding beta-defensin 135, which yields MATRSVLLALVVLDLLFYVPPGRSGPNVYIQKLFASCWRLRGSCRQKCLKKEEYHILCDTTRLCCVNPQHLPILTG from the exons ATGGCCACAAGGAGCGTCCTCTTGGCCCTCGTGGTCCTTGACTTGCTCTTCTATGTTCCACCAG GTAGAAGTGGACCCAACGTCTACATACAAAAACTCTTTGCTTCATGTTGGCGACTGCGGGGTTCTTGCaggcaaaaatgtttaaaaaaagaagaatatcatATTTTGTGTGATACTACACGTTTATGCTGTGTAAACCCACAACATTTACCTATACTGACTGGGTAA
- the DEFB136 gene encoding beta-defensin 136, translated as MNLHLSALLLLLVILLPSGKGMFGNDGVKVRTCTSRKAVCFFGCPPGYQWIAFCHNILSCCKNMTRFQPPQAKEPWSH; from the exons ATGAACCTCCATCTTTCTGCGTTACTCCTCCTCCTGGTGATCCTACTGCCTTCAG GAAAAGGTATGTTTGGGAATGATGGAGTCAAAGTCCGCACCTGCACTAGCCGGAAAGCCGTATGTTTCTTCGGGTGTCCGCCAGGATACCAGTGGATTGCGTTCTGCCACAATATTCTGTCTTGCTGTAAAAATATGACACGTTTTCAACCCCCACAAGCCAAAGAGCCATGGTCTCATTAA
- the DEFB134 gene encoding beta-defensin 134: protein MKPLLIMLVFLFLWDPVLAGINSLPSEIHKKCYKNGICRLECYESEMLVAYCMFQLECCVTGNPAP from the exons ATGAAGCCTCTCCTCATTAtgcttgtctttcttttcctttgggatcCAGTGCTGGCAG GTATAAATTCATTACCATCAGAAATACACAAGAAATGCTATAAAAATGGCATCTGCAGACTTGAATGCTATGAGAGTGAAATGTTAGTTGCCTACTGTATGTTTCAGCTGGAGTGCTGTGTCACAGGAAATCCTGCACCCTGA